One part of the Helicoverpa armigera isolate CAAS_96S chromosome 3, ASM3070526v1, whole genome shotgun sequence genome encodes these proteins:
- the LOC110383872 gene encoding queuine tRNA-ribosyltransferase accessory subunit 2 — translation MRFAIKQATSGGERIGTLTGFLKSPSTILETPTTALLTQGGSVLHMTAEVLSKVFTTPQLLWVPVSNSLQMEPGLRAQGEGVAKFTGLPDHFACVTPHNMSEVTPSGHFELNKVPLWTKNGKKMVTAERYMDLMEVYKPDIILAIADCRTSLNEGYKRILKSVDRTCNLMDICVHRYKASKQLRNSALIGVVVATGVPKKCQESIKHLLQYKDDLSGVALAGVTDGTEESMKLATAKIESIFKTVGDALPKHLLRIVEGCWNPAIIMSAIEHGWDVFDGSYPTKLSNAGHALTLNFDTNRYSAEPCILDLIDERYKEDFTPVLQGCECLTCKKHTRAYIRHLLNTREMLSSVLLSIHNLHHFDQLFRHARQHIAANTFQIYKQHITKQYETLKLPQTTNGVDELKDSDVIDGTDHVKKRLRVSDDEIPTIKVANGRIS, via the exons ATGCGTTTCGCTATCAAACAAGCTACCTCTGGTGGTGAACGTATCGGCACTTTAACGGGATTTTTGAAATCGCCTAGCACCATACTTGAAACTCCAACAACAGCTTTACTGACTCAG GGTGGCAGCGTGTTACATATGACTGCTGAAGTACTATCCAAAGTGTTTACAACTCCGCAACTGCTATGGGTGCCAGTATCAAACTCTCTGCAAATGGAACCAGGCCTTCGAGCCCAAGGAGAGGGAGTTGCCAAGTTCACTGGTCTACCAGACCATTTTGCTTGTGTAACACCACATAACATGAGTGAGGTAACTCCTTCAGGACATTTTGAACTTAACAAAGTACCTCTTTGGACTAAGAATGGAAAGAAAATGGTTACTGCGGAGAG ATATATGGATTTGATGGAAGTTTACAAACCAGACATAATTTTGGCGATTGCAGATTGCCGTACGTCGCTTAACGAGGGGTACAAGAGAATATTGAAATCTGTGGACAGGACCTGTAATTTGATGGATATCTGTGTGCATCGATATAAGGCCTCAAAGCAGCTTCGAAATAGTGCTCTCATAG GTGTAGTAGTAGCGACTGGTGTACCAAAGAAATGCCAGGAGTCAATAAAACATTTGCTGCAGTATAAAGATGACCTGAGTGGAGTAGCTTTAGCAGGAGTTACCGATGGAACGGAAGAATCCATGAAGTTGGCAACAGCAAAGATTGAAAGCATTTTCAAAACTGTTGGT GACGCACTGCCAAAGCATTTGTTAAGAATAGTAGAAGGTTGCTGGAACCCAGCAATCATTATGTCGGCGATAGAGCACGGCTGGGACGTGTTCGATGGCTCATATCCCACTAAACTGAGCAACGCGGGCCATGCATTAACGCTCAACTTCGATACAAATCGATATAGTGCTGAACCGTGCATCTTAGATCTCATTGACGAAAG GTATAAGGAAGATTTTACGCCAGTATTACAAGGATGCGAATGTTTGACTTGTAAGAAACATACGCGGGCTTATATACGCCATCTTTTGAATACTAGGGAGATGCTTTCGTCAGTTTTATTGAGCAT CCACAATCTCCATCATTTCGACCAGCTATTCCGCCACGCCCGCCAGCATATTGCAGCAAACACATTCCAAATATACAAACAACATATTACCAAACAGTATGAAACTCTTAAACTACCTCAAACTACCAATGGAGTCGACGAGCTAAAAGATTCCGATGTTATAGACGGAACGGACCATGTAAAGAAGAGACTGCGAGTGAGTGACGATGAAATTCCTACTATTAAAGTAGCTAATGGTAGAATTTCGTAG